The Argentina anserina chromosome 5, drPotAnse1.1, whole genome shotgun sequence genome includes the window CATGCCAAGATCAGAGGCGCGGGGACGGTGTCAGCCGAAGATGCTCTTCTTCTTGGTTTGACGAATGGATTTACCCACGGCTTGTGCGCTATGAACATCAACATCTTGGTGTTGTTTGACAAAGATCGAGTCCAGTGTCGACGAAGACGTTGCGAAGAGGACGACAACGGATGAACATGAACTGTTACTAATGATGCAAGGCTTGTTAGAAAACAGTAAAGCGGAGAAAATGGTGGAGCCGTCGTTGTTCAAGAGTGGATTTGGGAAGTCGATTAGGCAAAGATGGGAAGATCAAATACGGAGACTGATTTGTGACATGGAGaagttttgtttgatttgataTCAAgaaaggttgatgatcatagTTTTTAAGCACTGTGATGGGAAATGGAAGAGATAGCCCGTGGTTATGGTGGTTTTGTACgtaatttgatatttttattgctatattgattttgatagaagcattggaattttttttaaaagaaaattctaGTCACCCTATCATACTGTTTGTTACACTAGCTATCACACTAACTTTCTGCTGttacatgtagtgtgatagttaGTGTGACATGCAGTGTGATAACAAGTGTGATAGGCAGTGATAatatgataggtagtgtggcTGGAGGTGCATCACATTaatgtcgatatttggattatataaattgatttgagaagttcaagatcacataacaatAAACAAATGTTCGATATTTCTATTCAAtcttatttcttcttcttctttttgtcaCAACATAGCCACATAAAACAATGTGACAACATGTATGACAATTAgcgtgataggtagtgtgacaacgagtGTGATAGGTGGTGTGACAAAGGGTGTGACCGTTAGTGTGATAGGTTGTGTGACAGTGAGTATGACAACAgatgtgacagtgggtgtgacaacAAGTGTGATAGCctgatagatagtgtgacaaaGGGTGTGACCGTTAGTGTGATAGGTTGtatgacagcgggtgtgacaacGGATGTGACAATAGGTGTGACAGTGAGTGTAACAACATGTGTGGTAGGTGGTGTGAGAGTGAGTGTGATATGCCAAgagaaaatgtctaaatatgcaaaattatattcaaattcaaaggagattggtatgagtatgctcataatgaagagaataactagAATTAAGGAACCTTGAGCTTCGGTTTTGCCGGAATTTCTTGGAGCACCACTATTAACGGCGGCAACCCCTTGTGAGGGTTGTTGCGTCTTGTACGGTGATCGGTTCGGAGTGAGTAGagtatcaaatgaaaaaggGGAGAGAGATCTTTCTAACGACCaaccactctcaaatttatcGCCAGATGGTAAAGTTATGGCTGGAATTAATAGAATAATGaacgaaaaaaagaaaatgagtaaGAAATGACAAAACATTTcggaaaatatttaaaaaatgattatttttttctaattttgttataacttgttgactattttctaatttccaattaaatcagatgacctttttataatgagaaaataaatagtgaccattttctaatttataatGGGAGATgatactattttctaatttttcccaataattataattaacaaatacaaaaaaaaaataacataaacgttagttttttttgtgtgactaaAATACTTCATAAAAGGGCAAAGCCCAAACACAGGCCCAGCAAAGATGCTGAAAACcataaaaaacatataaactaAACTCAGCTGTTCGCATCTCTACTCACagggagagaggaagaggagcAGACAGAACATAAACGTTGGTTGCATACCTAGCTATCTCAATCGAACTCCTTATACCTTTCTTTGCAGCAGGATGATCTGCAATCTCTGCAATGACCAATGACATGCTTATTGAATGCATTATAAATTTTTCTCACAACTCGTATACTTTTTGTAATAATAATAAGTCGAACACATCACTAGGTTTACTCACAGCTAGTCCAGAAATTATCATGAAATTATCTTAATATAAAGCACTAACCTAATTAAAAAAGAGGGGGAAAGAGAGAGGGTTTCAAATAAGTTTAAGTTTGTGCACTTTGGGTACCTTTGACAATTGCAAGAGGATCACCAGCTGATGATGCTTTCTCTTCAGAGTTCAGAAACTGGTATCGCACTCTTCTCTGCATCAACGAAGACAAAGTTAATTGCTTGTTCTTTCTTGGTTTCCTCTTTCATAAAGATCCCTAAACTTATCTAGAGTTCCAAATTAGCCACAGAATTAAAGATAGACAATCAGTATTTCTTGGAAGAGAAACATGAACACTAATTGATGAATTGCAGTGAAAGaggtatacatatatattggctATCATGCGTTAAAaggggatttttttttcaattaagtTTTTGGTAGTTATTTAGGTAGATTCGTTACTTCTCTTACTCAGGAAAGAAAtgataaagaaaaaatgatTAGAAGAAATTACAGGAATGTATGCTTATTATTGTTAACGTTGTGATTACCGGATGGGTGGCTGATCACACAGTTAGCTATTAGTGAGTGTTAGTTTGACATGagaagtatagtggttcacctccctttcttggggtaggctacatccacttgaatccactagtaTAGGCAAATAGTCTTAAGTTATACATGTAGTGATTCCCCTTCTAAGTGGGATGATGGGTCCCTTTGATAGGTGAGGGAACCCatctcatttacatattctttaATGTGTGACAATTGCCCCTCTAGGCTTACTATGGAGCCATCTTAATGAGGTCGGAAATGTGACTTCCCGGTGTTGTCTTGGTGAGTTCTGACTATCAATGGAAAGCTTGTATGACTAAGTACgctatgaatatcatggttgagccacatAGTGACTTGTAGATCCGCCTAAAGAGTCATGCTTATGCTCAGTGGCATGCCATACTAGCTCTATGCTAGTAGGGGTGCCAACATGTCCCCCTGCAGTCCCTAAGTAAGAGAAACTTCTTGCTTGGGGAGTTTATCAATCAACATGTCACCGAGCATCAGTGTCCAGGCGGTGGGATACCCCTACCAGTCCTCGAACTCCTTAAGCAAGAAGGGACTCTCAAACCTGCAaaacaaagataaaaacataTGTGCACGAAGTATGTCCGTTGTCATGGGTAGCATAAGAATGTACAGGCACGATGTGTGTTTGACACATGATGATGCGTGTGTATATGTATGGTCCTGAATATGATCTAGTACGCAAATATGCGTAAGTCCCCGAAACCACTAGTCATCGAGGCAGTTTCCAGTGATATGGCCTATGTGTGCGGTGTGCTTAGGCGAAATAGTCTTGCGCGATGGCGCTTTGGACTAATATGGCTGCTACGGGTGAGTGTGGCTTTTATATGCCAATATGGCCTTTGAAGGCTAGTGAGGCCTCTAAAGGCTGGTGCTTCCTATATCGCAGTGTGTGTAGGACGACGTTGAGCCACTGCGGGCGTAGTGTGTCCATCTTAGCGCAGTGTTttgcgcgtaggacgtctgagCGCTGGCATAGAGCGCAGTGTGTCCATCTTAGCGTAGTGACTTACGTGTAGGACGTCTATTGGACGTTGAATTAGAGCATGGTGTGTTCATCATAGCGTAGTAGGCTACGCGAATGACGTCTTTTTGGTGTTGAATTAGAGTGTGGTGCGtccatcatagcgtagtaGGCTACGCGTATGACGTCTTTTTGGTGTTGAATTAGTGTGGTGCGtccatcatagcgtagtaGGCTACGCATATGACGTCTTTTTGGCGTTGAATTAGAGTGTAGTGCGTTCATCATAACGTAGTAGGCTACACGTATGACATTTTTTGGACGCTAACATTGAGCGTAATACGTCCATCATAGCGTAGTGAGCTTTACGCGTAGGATGTCGATCCCTCTTGGGTGTAGTTTGTTCTCTGAGCGCAGTGTGCTTTGCGCGTAGGacggcttgagccctcttgggcgtaatACATCTATCGTAGCGTAGATAAACATTACGcataggacgtcttgagctctcttgggcgtagtgcatccatcataACGTAGATAAACATTACGCGTAGGACATCTTGATCTCTCttgagcgtagtgcgcgtatttacgcggcttgagccctcttgggcgtagtgcatccatcgtagcgtagataagcgttacgcATAGAACGTCTTGAGCTCTCttgagcgtagtgcgcgtatttatgcggcttgagccctcttgggcgtagtgcatccatcgtagcgtagataagcgttacgcgtagaACTCTTGAGCTCTCttgagcgtagtgcgcgtatttacgcggcttgagccctcttgggcgtagtctCTCACTTTTTGGCAAGGAAAGAATTTCTGACTCCGTGATGTCTGAGTGTTGTGTGATGAAACAGTCTGCAtaaggaatttaattgttcTCTTGAACAATAGTTAGAAAAATTCCTAGTTTCATTAGCACAATTAAGTTTGACATTCAAGTGTGTGCGTCACAAATCTCTAAGCATATAAGATATGGCTAAGTGTCATTGCTAGCTAACTCTACAAAGTGTTGTAGGCAATGCGTGAAAGCCATGTGGGCATGCATATCAAGTGCGGTATGTTGTAGGCATGCTTCATAGCGTAATAAAATCATGCTAAGACATGGTAATAATTAACTCTACAGTACTAGGGAGGCATAGCATTTTACTTATCTTATGCCGATGTGGAGTTGCGCTCTATGCAAGTACCAAAATCATGTTGGAAGTGTCCAAGCATGACGCTTCCTTGTGCGGGGAATGATTGCAAGTAGCCGCTTTGGCTTTGCGTGAGGAGATGTCCGGTTTGAAGAcattttcctttcaattctctgtGTTATGGTCGTGTTTTGTTGCGGGTTGGTTGGCTTTGCAAGTAAGTCCCGTAGTTAGTTGTGCaatgatttcttttctctgGCGATTACGGAAAGCTGCGAAGGTCAACTGTGGAGCAGGACCATGAAAGTCGACTGTGGAGTAGGACTGTGGAGTTCCACCGTGGAACTATGGGAGCATCAGTCATGGGAATGATAACAATCATGGGACTACGGGAGCAaccgtgcaccgtgctagcagtcatgGGACTACGATAGCAGTTGTGGGACTGCGGGAGTAGGACCATGGACTGTGCTAGCAGTCATGCACTGTGCTACCAGTCGTGGGACTACGGGAGTAGCCGtacaccgtgctagcagtcgcgtactacgctagcagtcatggGACTACGATAGCAATCGTGGGACTACGAGAGTAGCCATGCACCATACTAGCAGTtgcgtactacgctagcagtcatAGGACTACGATAGTAGtcttgcaccgtgctagcagttgTGGGACTACAGGAGTAGCTGTGtaccgtgctagcagtcgcgtactacgctagcagtcatgtGACTACGATAGTAGtcttgcaccgtgctagcagttgTGGGACTACGAGAGTAGctgtgcaccgtgctagcagtcgtgTACTACGATAGCAGTCATGTGACTACGATAGCAGtcttgcaccgtgctagcagttgTGGGACTACGAGAGTAGctgtgcaccgtgctagcattcatgtactacgctagcagtcatgAGACTACGATAGTAGCCATATACCGGGCTAACAGTCgtgtactacgctagcagtcatggGACTACGAGAGTAGCCGTGCACCGTTCTAGCAGTCgtgtactacgctagcagtcatggGACTATGATAGCAATcatgcaccgtgctagcagtcgtgggactacgggagtagctgtgcaccgtgctagctgtcgcgtactacgctagcagtcatgtGACTACGATAGCAGTCTTACACCGTGCTAGCAATCgtgtactacgctagcagtcatggGACTACGATAGTAGCCTTGtaccgtgctagcagtcatgTACTACGCTAGAAGTCATGTGCTACTCTAGCAGGAGCGTGGAAGAACGTCCACCGTGCGTGGAAGAAGTTGACCGTGGAAGGCATGGACCACGGGAGGgtcataattgtttttttaaaagaTCTGACTGCGCTGTAGTGAGCTCATGCACTGCGGGGTGTGGGGACTGTGGGAGGTCTGTTGGTGGTAAGCGACGAAGCTAATTGTCAGCTTCCCACATacggcgccaatgttaacGTTGTGATTACCGAATGGGTGGCTGATCACACAGTTAGCTATTAGTGAGTGTTAGTTTGACACGagaagtatagtggttcacctccctttcttggggtaggctacatccacttgaatccactagtaTAAGAAAATAGCCTTAAGTTATATATGTAGTGATTCCCCTTCTAAGTGGGATGAGGGATCTCTTTTATAGGTGAGGGACTCatctcatttacatattcttcaatgtgggacaagtgcCCCTCTAGACTTACTATGAAGCCATCTTGATGAGGTCGGAAATGTGACTTCCCGGTAGTGTCTTGGTGAGTTCCGACTATCAATGGAAAGCTTGTATGACTAAGTACgctatgaatatcatggttgagccacatAGTGACTTGTAGATTCGCctagagagtcatagttatgCTCGGTGGCATGCCATACTAGCTCTATGCTAGTAGGGGTGGCAACAATTATCATATTTTTAATACAAATACAATGAATCTGGATTTAACACATACCGGATTAAACAAAAGCATTAAATAAGTGTATCTGCTATCATTACAGGTTAGAAAAATAGTCTTTTACCATTTAGTGTAGTGGTGTAAGAGCGCTTCAACCTCCGCCACTCTTCCTCTCCTGTCTCAGAAGTTTCTTCACCAGTTTCCTCTTATAGTCTTATATCAATCAATTGAAGCTTTGATTCGCCCTTACAGTCACCCACAGATTGTCGGATAATGACTATAATCCACTTGTGAAAAACATTATAGTAATTAAAGTtcctttgatttttattttgtatagGTCAAAATCTAATAGATTGCTTCAGGAAGAAATGAAGCTTCCTCAGACCACTTTCACCAATCGCCATGGACAGTGATGGGATTAGTCATTGGCATTCTATGATTCTGcgaaacaagaaattaagtaaACTCTGAGTAAAACTCAAGGGGTTAATGTACTGTTGTAAGTTACCTTGTGCAAAATAAGCACCATGAGCAGATACATCATACAATGATTCATAGATCTTAAGTTAACTTAGATTTAGCGTCACAATTAATGACTTATTATCCCTAATCCTTATAAATCAGTTGATCAGCTTTGAGGTTGGGTTTTGGCTCGAAATATTGGCTCGTTTGGACATTGGACTGCAATCAGAGGCTTAGGTAGCTAGACTAAATGGGAGGTGTCCGGTTATGAGAACTTTCATCAGAAGTTATGCTTATGCATCAGAAGTTTGAAGGATTGCAATTCGTCCCAAAACTACATATCAGTGTGGCGCTGAGTAGAAACCTTTTGGCTCTGTCCTGTAATTTTCCTAATCGTTTGCTTGATATGATTGTAAGCACTCGCTTTGAGTTTTATATAATCAtgtatttgaaattttgaatacaGAGCTAATCGCACATCGAAAAAGGACTAAAAAAATCAACTTGTTTATAGTTGAGGTACTCCTCGCAAATGGACAGGATTGGTGTTGATACAAACAAGTGGTATTATAGCTATGTTGAACTAGGATGCAACTTGATTAAGCTGCTTCTAGCCTAACCTaactctgataccaagtgtTTCTAACTCAACCACCGGGAATTTTTTTACCCcaacttttttgttgttggtgtTGTATTAACTACAATTAACGAACTTAGAATTGGACCCCTTGGTTCTTGGCTTTAACCACATTCTTCTCCAGTATAGACTGTATAGTGCGTGATAGATGAAGGCTTAAATTGTTTGAAGTTCATCACACTATGATAGTTTCTCATAGAGCAAAAGATTAATTTCCAGTCATATGCAGTTGAAATTAGATGCTTCCAGCTTGACATATATAGCACCAAGTTCTGCTGACATATACTGAGGGCATCCCACAATCCCACATCGTAGAATGAAAATCAGAGAGAAGGATTTATAATGCTATTTATCTCAATAAAATGCCCATCGGCCGTGCGGATGGGCTTCGCTGGCCAAGTTAACAGTTGCTATAAGTCATATTGTGCTTGATACCAATTGTTGCTTATCTACTGTggcttttctttttcctttccagattttcttttttgcGTCTCTAAACCCTAATTAAAGTGTAAATTAGGGCTCGttaaacaagaaaataaacaaatcAATGAGACAAGAAAGACAGCATCCCCATAGATGCAtgtcagttttttttaaacagaACCCCCATTTGCTCAACACTTGCGGTAACATGCAACCGTTGCACACAGAAAGCCACACCTTTCTCACGGAGAACAGAACAATTGTCCCCGGTTTTATTCACTACTTCTACCACCTGAACTTCCCAGTTCCCTTCTATGTGCCAAAAACATGGTCCCCAGCCCATGGTATCACTCGCACTACCTTTTCATCCATCTCTATAAGAACCTGGGGTTCAGAACTTCAGATATGTAGGTGTGCATCTCACTAGCTAGGAATAAGCAGTAGTCACAATTATGGACGTGTTTATTCCGGAAGAGTATGTTGTGAGGCGGAGGATTGAAAGAAAGATGGCGGTTTCTGCTGGGAATGGAAATCGGAAAAGTTCGAGTTCAACTggcggcggaggagaaacTGCTGTGATGCGAACGATTGAGATTGAAAGAAAAGTTCGGGGAGGTGCAGGCCAAGCATTGCGGCTGGAGAAGAGTGATCATTTTATGGTCTCTACTGGAGTCGGTAGTGAcattgatgttgtgtttagCTGCTTCTCAGCCTAAATTACATGGTAGTCAACTATACATATTAATATCTAGAAATTTAATTggcactagctagctagctacaaAGCACGGTACACATGCTCTTGAAcatgttatatatattgagGGTTCAGACTATAGCAGCCTGAATATGAATTATGAAATCTTCTCTAGTAGTTATTGAATCCTCTCTACTACAATCTCTAACTAATAGTAATTTACAGTGTGGAAGCTGCCAATGCAAATTATCATTATTTACGCTACATTAGTCTTGGTAGTTTCGAAATGGTAATATTGATGTGTGTCATATCAAGAATGTCATTCCAAGAGATGAGCTAGGTGATAAGCCAGGATCAAATTTCAGTTACATATAGATATCAGTTGAATTTAACAGTACGTGAAAGACGAGCATGCATGCCTACAGCCCACATTCAATACTAATGAAACTGCTGTCAGATCAATATGAGTCAACAAAACGCCATCaggtattttttttaaacactAGAATAAAACACATTGTATTGTAAACTGAGGAGATGATGAAGTTATAatcttattttaaaataaatatggtggagagtgttcatatattttcacacACGCTTTATTATAGTAAGATACATACATTATAAATTACAGTTGTACATAACTACAGGTACCCTCCTAGGAGTCTTATTAGGATAAATAATTCTGAGATATATAGACAAGCTATGACGATCCCGCTGTTTCCTCTTCCTCCGGTAACGTCCCATCTTCAGAAGGAGAAGCAGTCTCCGAGACCATACTGACCAAAAAATCAAAGATATCGGTGGCCATGACCGCGGATGCTACATCGTCTTTGTGCAGTATCCTCCTCTTCCCTTGGAGCGTGGTCGCCCAAGACCTCCGTGTGAGCTCCTCTATAAACAGCTCACACGCCTTTGAGAACACAATTGGAGCCTCGCCGGATATCATCTTCACGTCTTCGCCGGACTTcttcatgattttttttatcctTGCCAGCGGCAATGAGTGCGGTCCGGTTCTTCCCGATATGCCTCCACACATCATGAATCCCGAGTACTTTCCTGCTTGCCTCATTTCTATTCGAACTCTATCTAGTCTTGACTGTTAATAAGGTACGTAATTAATCGATTCAGACGACCTTTTACGTCTTTCTTtggtatatataatttgtgAAGGGAATGATTGAATGAACTTATGAGATATGGAAGTTCTAGTTATATAGGACTAATTACTAATGAAGGGTGAGGAAGCCGGCAGGTGAGGTCAGGCCAGCCTGCTGCTTAAGCCGgctaattaaatttaataagaTTAACGCGCGAGTTCTGTATTTAAGAATAGTATACGACTTATTAGCATTTGGTTTGCCTAGTTCTATTATTCAAGGCATATATATAACCATGAAACATAAAATGGGCAATGTGTGTGCGTCACTTTAAAAAGGCATGCAATGGCCTCCACAGTTGCTAGGGCAACAAAGATCCTTGGCGACAAAGTTTCCATTTCGGAAAGGGttcatatatattcaaataGATCTGGTTCATTGCTTTTCAGATGTGGATTTTATCATTTTCTGTTTGGCCTCAAAATTTTAATAGCacaatgttttgtttttcagagTATTGCCTCCAGATTGTAGCTAGCTAGGTACATTATATCATTGATGTTTgacaaccccaaaatttcgagtataaaaactcaaaatttcaaagtcgttaaacaccaaacaatctcgatgaaatcgaaatcatttaaaatgccacagcggatcatctctgagttcaaaatacaactcagtcaaaccaattattacaaccaaattataattcaacattataacaaatggaaatgtataatcctcacaacaacctcacaagatagtcacacaaaatcctcacacaagctggagacaaataacttcaagtcctctgagcggtccgtcaattcccgctaatccacacctgcggagttatccactacaccatcgaattggtgcaccgggattgtaaacacaaacctggtaagctttacagctcgtatgagtaaaatgaaaatatataactcgcatatcaatatatacgaaaatccacaaatcaaacaaatataaatgcactcatggttgtcccaaagaaaaagaagcgctcatgagaaattaagtaacccttctggttacccaaatgcatttataatacgggtaccaagaacgatggtacacatctgttacccctctggtaatacaccgccgatattggatagccacccgctacccaacatccaaaacaatctgagtacccatgagcagataactacccgttacctcacatgcagtactaaggcagacagactagagctctaactgtatcgtaactttcgcccggccaaaggctaggttccgacttgccaaacacgtacaataatctcacatcatattgtaccaaatcacgtccgaagacaaatcaacattttaacaatctcaatgttaaaatcacgtacaataatctcacatcatattgtaccaaatcacgtccgaagacaaatcaacattttaacaatctcaatgttaaaatcaagtacaataatctcacatcatattgtaccaaaaatcaagtccgaagacaaatcaacattttaacaatctccatgttaaaatcacgtacaataatctcacatcatattgtaccaaaaatcaagtccgaagacaaatcaacattttaacaatctccatgttaaaatcacgtacaataatctcacaccatattgtacaaatcaaaatcacatgctcgatatataaatctcgtcatcaaaatgacataaaacacgataaaatcataacagtatattatatagcaaactatatatatatgtacatatttaccatttatacaatatatatataatccattatatcatatacatgtcatatttcataaacacgtccgaagacaaaactcgtccgaagacaaaacattttaacaaactcatgttaaaaccacgtacgataatcacacatcttattgtacaaaaatcaaatcacatgctcaatatttaattctcgtcatcgaaataaccaattccaatgaattcataacagtatataatatagcaaactatatatatatgtacttattaccatttatacaatatatatgtataatccactatattgtatacttgtcgtatttcaatatttaaaacccttgcaaaaatcttaaaatcaccgcaagggtggattcataaatatgtgagattttactcaccttctttcctgcgtgcaacttccacgaccctgaaagtaatttcctcactcgtttcgtcagtcacctaatagcacgataaatgcttagaaaatgatacttaaaatatcaggtgacgagatcaacacagctaaatgttgttcataaaacattgttcacggaacactgttcatgttactaatcactgtttttactaaaccactgtttcaaagtactgttttaccaaaacactgttcatagtaCTGTTTTTACCGCGCCACTGTTCGCAggtactgttacagatcactattcacagttactgttactgatcactattcacag containing:
- the LOC126795430 gene encoding nuclear transcription factor Y subunit C-9-like; translated protein: MRQAGKYSGFMMCGGISGRTGPHSLPLARIKKIMKKSGEDVKMISGEAPIVFSKACELFIEELTRRSWATTLQGKRRILHKDDVASAVMATDIFDFLVSMVSETASPSEDGTLPEEEETAGSS